The Humulus lupulus chromosome 4, drHumLupu1.1, whole genome shotgun sequence genome has a window encoding:
- the LOC133832214 gene encoding uncharacterized protein LOC133832214, producing the protein MTLNSNSYNPSWRQHPNFSWSNQGAGPSNSSMPPRPNFPPGYPPQAPQQRPQQQAMQSSSLENMLTEYIVKNEAMIQSQAASLRNLENQVGQLANELRNRPHGSLPSEPRIQEMGARNINAVGMPQHQHPGSSISKQPPPFPQRFQKKKLDSQFKKFLDMLKQLHINIPLEKALEQMSNYVKFMKDVLTRKRRLGEFETVALTKECSSFLQNKLPPKMKDPGSFVIPCTIDGKIEDVLVKVDKFIFPADFIVLDYEADREIPIILGRPFLTTGRTLIDVQKGELTMRVQDEQVTFNVFKAMRFPYEIEECSTVSVVDSLASREFETSNIDDPLEREFKAPKPSIEEEPELELKVLPSHLRYAYLGPSSTLPVIISAQLSHDKEEKLLKVLRKFKKAIGWTIADI; encoded by the exons CTCGTGGAGTAATCAAGGGGCTGGCCCTAGCAATTCTTCTATGCCTCCAAGACCAAATTTCCCACCGGGTTATCCTCCACAAGCACCACAACAAAGGCCACAACAACAAGCAATGCAATCTAGCTCTCTTGAGAACATGTTGACGGAATATATAGTGAAGAATGAAGCCATGATCCAAAGCCAAGCTGCATCATTGAGAAACTTAGAAAACCAAGTTGGGCAACTAGCTAATGAGCTTAGAAATAGACCCCATGGTTCGTTACCAAGTGAACCGAGAATCCAAGAAATGGGGGCAAGGAACATT AATGCTGTAGGAATGCCACAGCATCAGCACCCAGGCAGCTCAATTTCAAAGCAGCCACCTCCATTTCCCCAACGTTTTCAGAAGAAAAAGTTGGATTCGCAATTCAAGAAATTTCTAGATATGTTGAAGCAGTTGCATATCAACATCCCACTTGAAAAGGCACTTGAGCAAATGTCtaactatgtgaaattcatgaaagatGTTCTTACAAGGAAGAGAAGGTTAGGAGAATTTGAGACAGTGGCTCTTACCAAGGAATGTAGCTCATTCTTGCAAAACAAGCTGCCACCGAAGATGAAAGATCCTGGGAGTTTCGTCATTCCATGCACCATTG ATGGGAAGATTGAGGATGTCTTGGTAAAAGTTGATAAGTTCATTTTTCCAGCTGATTTCATTGTGTTGGACTATGAGGCAGACAGGGAGATACCAATCATTCTAGGGAGGCCTTTTCTAACTACTGGTAGAACTTTGATTGACGTGCAAAAGGGGGAGCTGACTATGAGGGTTCAAGATGAGCAGGTGACTTTCAATGTTTTCAAGGCTATGAGATTTCCATATGAGATTGAAGAGTGTTCTACTGTTTCAGTGGTAGATTCTTTGGCATCAAGGGAGTTTGAGACTAGTAACATTGATGATCCATTAGAGag GGAGTTCAAAGCTCCTAaaccatccattgaagaggaaCCTGAGTTGGAGTTGAAAGTCTTGCCATCACATTTGCGATATGCCTACTTGGGTCCATCATCCACTTTACCTGTCATTATCTCAGCGCAGTTGAGTCATGATAAAGAAGAAAAGTTGCTCAAAGTGTTGAGAAAGTTCAAAaaggccattgggtggactaTTGCAGACATTTGA